TGATTCAAGCTTCACCGTTATCAGTAACCATGGATAATTTGATGCTCATACTCACTGTATTAATTTGTAGAACATAATAAAGCGGACACCTAATACAATGAATAATCAAATTATATATGAACATAGTCATATATACCTAGCATTCCTGAACAGGGTTTTGTAAGAGAAATAATATATGAATCTCATTTCCGCGTGTCCAcaaattctattgcaatattagcACCGAGACATGTGCGCACTTGTCCTTCAATTTAATTAAGCTCCTTAAATTAACACTACTCATGCATGGTGCGTTGCTTAAATTCAGTACTAGTTACTCTCCTCTCGAAATATGTCATGTTCACGAAGAAAAGGAGTGGATATTAAGCCATGTTCCCTTGTCCTTGACCCCTTGCATTTATGTTCAGTAGAAGAAGACGTTTTGATAATTCATTCAGGTAGAGTAATTTGAAAACTAAATTTGGCACGGAGCGGAAATATACCTTTCCAACTTTTCTTAAAGTTGTGTAGAGATTTGGGAGACCGATAACATTATTAATTCTTGCCTGATTAAGTGGCTCTCGATCTGTACAAGAAAATCAACCAAAGGTGCGCGTGGTGATTTGTTTATCATTAACTAGTCATAAGCAGATTGAGTACCGTCTACTTTGTTAACTATTGTACTTTGATTGATATACGTGACTAAATTTTACTCGATGGCACTTTTCGTCAATAATTACATTGGTTCTCTTCCCCTCAAGCATCTAGAAGGTGTGAGAGTCCATGATAAATGTATGACCTGCGTATGAAGTTTCCTGTGTGAAGAACTTCATGTCTTTGTTGTTTTTTATCAAGAGGATGTGTTTCTAGTGTTCATTTCAATCAGTTTTTCGATCCACTGTTGCAATTATTTATCTAGGGCAAACATTCATCTATATGTTTAGCATAATATAAAAAGGAGAAGCCATTCTTATATCACTTGATGAACTAGTGGGTTCATTGTACGTAGAGAAAATCTGCTCACAAATCCATGAGGATAGACGAGGATGCATTCCATCTGCAACACACTTCTTGTCTCATTTATGAATTACTTTGTGGTACAAACAAGCTCAGCCGCGCAAATGAAAAAACAGCAATTATGATGCTTTTGTTCAAATATATACTCCAAATAAGCAATGAGCCCTTACACATCCTCGACCATGCTTTTTTGTTTGGCTAAAGAGGGCATATTGACAAGTAATAAGGGTAGAGTAATTGAACAACTACGTTTTGCCACGTGGCGACAAGTAGCTTTCCTACTTTCTGAAAGATGCATAGTCGTTAGCATTGTTTAATTCTCAGCTGATAATTAAGTGGCTCCATCTGTATAAGTAAATCAGCCAGAGAGGCGCGAGGTGTTTTGATTATCACTAACTGAGTCACCAAAGCACCATAGCCATGTGCTTTGTTTATTAAATGTTGTGACACGCGATCAAATTTTAGTCCAACCAAGAGTTAGCACAAAAAGACCATATTCGTAGTTCTTTTCTCACCAGTGTGCCCGCGTGTTTTGTGAAGCGAGAAGGTGGGGAGCGGCCACTAATCAACGTCGGCTGTGCTTATTAAGTTTGTTGTGTGTTCTTGGAAGAGCTTCGTGCGATTGTTGCTATTATCAGGAATTTGGTTACCAGTGTTCATTTGAGTTTTCTAATTCATTGATGAAACAAACTTGCATGCTAgtgtaaaaaaatgttttttatatTATAAAATGGAATGAATGAGTAACATTTTATGAGTGTGACAATATTGTTTTTGTGTGGTGAACAAAATAGAAGACGTGCTTGTATGATTTctcaacaattgcatcatttttGCGGCTTAAAAAGTTTACCTTCTCAACAAATTCTAAAAATATACTCCTTTTGTATTTAAATAATTATGTTGGGAAAAACCAATCTAGTTCTTTCCAACTATATATATTTAGGTACAGAAAAATTCTCAGCTGAAAAATAAATTAACATGTAAGGACACCTCGGATAGACAAGCTTATCTCTTTTTTTTCCCAGTGAGCTAGACAAGATCATCATTATCCACCCCAACGTTGATCACCGATTTTTACGCACACAAGTCGCGATTTTTACACACACACGCACTACGTTCCGAGCATTGCGTCGCGGTGGGTGAGTGCAACAGATCATTGTCCAGAAGGAGACACATGCACTGATGCACGCATAGCAGCCTCTTTTGTATTTgcacggaaccagatgacgatggGGCGACGATCGGTCGATGCGGTGCACCCGTCCCAGCTACAGACTTCTCCACACGTGGCGGGCCCACCACACCTTATCCTCTCTTGTCTCCATGCAGGCCCACCCACCTGTCAGAGGGTGGTCACGGCAGCCGGAGCGGCACGCCACCTCACGCCCCCGCCGTTATTTAAGAAGAAGACCAGGATGGAGCTCCAAGCAGAGCAGATCAGTGCAGTgagagtgagtgagtgagtgagcgAGCGACACTCCCCACCCCCAGCTTAGCTACGCTACTTCACTCACTCGAGGAAGGATGGATCCCTGCAAGGTACACATCAGCAGATCATGCACACTCCAATAGTTAACTGATTCATCATCATCTTTAGCATGCTCTTCTGAATCCATTCACAAAGATACTATGTCGATTATACTAGAGATtttgtagtgttaattactccctccgtttctaaatatgagaccttttagagattacactatatactacatacagatgtatgtagtcatattttagagtgtagattcactcattttattccgtatgtagtctatagtcaaaactttaaaagatcttatatttcagaacggagggagtacttattaCTATAATCTTTTTGACACGCGCTCTGCGTGGGTGTGGGTTTGGTGTGCATGGCGCGCAGTTCCGGCCGTCGAGCAGCTTCGACaccaagacgacgacgacgaacgcCGGGCAGCCGGTGTGGAACGACAACGAGGCGCTCACGGTGGGGCCGCGCGGCCCGATCCTGCTGGAGGACTATCACCTGCTGGAGAAGATCGCCCACTTCGCGCGGGAGCGCATCCCGGAGCGCGTCGTGCACGCGCGCGGCGCCTCCGCCAAGGGCTTCTTCGAGTGCACCCACGACGTCACCGGCCTCACCTGCGCCGACTTCCTCCGCGCGCCCGGGGCGCGCACGCCGGTCATCGTCCGCTTCTCCACCGTGATCCACGAGCGCGGCTCGCCGGAGACCATCCGTGACCCGCGCGGGTTCGCCGTCAAGTTTTACACGCGCGAGGGCAACTGGGACCTGCTCGGCAACAACTTCCCCGTCTTCTTCATCCGCGACGGCATCAAGTTCCCCGACGTCATCCACGCCTTCAAGCCCAACCCAAAGTCCCACGTGCAGGCATGGTttactttttttctttattttatttcgGAAACAAAATAGTTTCGAACCTCACCAAAATATATGCGGAATTTCAAAAAGAGTTGTTTCGGATTTTGAAATTTCTAATTTCGCTCGACTTTAATAGAATTCTAACACAACTTAAATTTATTTTTAAACCAGTTTGAATCAAAATATTTCAGACCTCACTAAAATATGAGAAATTTTGCGTGCAGGAGTACTGGCGCGTCTTCGACTTCCTCTCCCACCACCCGGAGAGCCTccacaccttcttcttcctcttcgacgACGTCGGCATCCCCACCGACTACCGCCACATGGACGGCTTCGGCGTCAACACCTACACCTTCGTCTCCCGCGCCGGCAAGTCCCACTACGTCAAGTTCCACTGGCGCCCCACCTGCGGCGTCAGCTGCCTCATGGACGACGAGGCAACCCTCGTTGGCGGCAAGAACCACAGCCACGCCACGCAGGACCTCTACGACTCCATCGACGCCGGCAACTTCCCCGAGTGGAAGCTCTTCGTGCAGGTCATCGACCCCGACGAAGAGGACCGCTTCGACTTCGACCCGCTCGACGACACCAAGACATGGCCAGAGGACCTCGTCCCCCTCCAGCCCGTGGGCCGCCTCGTGCTCGACCGCAACGTCGACAACTTCTTCAACGAGAACGAGCAGCTCGCCTTCGGCCCCGGCCTCGTCGTGCCCGGGATCTACTACTCCGACGACAAGATGCTGCAGTGCAGGGTGTTCGCATACGCCGACACGCAGCGCTACCGCCTGGGGCCAAACTACCTGATGCTCCCCGTCAACGCGCCCAAGTGCGGCTTCAAGAACAACCACTACGACGGCGCCATGAACTTCATGCACCGCGATGAGGAGGTGGACTACTACCCGTCTCGCCACGCGCCGCTCCGGCAGGCCGAGCCGGCCAGCTTCCCCGTGCCGACGAGGCCCGTGGTTGGAAAGAGGGAGAAGACGAGGATCAAGAAGGAGAACGACTTCGTGCAGCCCGGGGAGAGGTACCGCAGCTGGGCGCCCGACCGCCAGGACAGGTTCGTGCGCCGCTTCTCCGACGCGCTCGCGCACCCCAAGGTCAGCCACGAGCTGCGTGTCATCTGGATCGACTTCCTCTCCAAGGTAACTAATGATTCATCAAGTGATTGGACCCAATAATTATTTATGCATGAATCAATGGATTTACGCTGAATTTTCTTCCGTTATTGAGAATTATCTCGATTGATCTGTGGATGGACGATGCAGTGTGACAAGTCGTGCGGGATGAAGGTGGCGAACCGCCTCAACGTGAAGCCAAGCATGTGATGGATGGATCTGCCATGGATGATGGATGGACCATTCTGTGTAAACTTTGTGCTATATCATGAACCAGCCAGCAATAAGGGACCATGCATGCCAGCTACTGTGGATCATGTGGTCGATTAGATACCATGCTACTAATAAGTTACCATCTTTTGTTACAGTAAACTGCATGTACTCTAGCTTAAACTAAAGTGGGTGCTTCGAGCTTATGAACCACTGTGTTCCCTTTGCTTCTGCCGTTTCAAAGTCGCCTTATTGTTGATCACCTATAATCATTATTTTTGAGAACGGTCGATCACCTATAATTAATTGTATACTTAAAAATGTGCAGCTTCAATATATATATGACACGACAGTAAAAGAAAATTTCAAACAGCTTATGAATGATAGGCCACTAAAGATATTTATTTCGAGAATATGTTTACAACAAGTACGTAGCTTCCGTGCAAGTTCTTTATTTTGGAGGGGATGACAGAACCATATTTTCGTATTCTGGATTTGGATGGAGCAAGATGAGTGTGTTTTCGGTTTCCTAGCTACATGAAGTTGGCATTGCACAAAATGATGTGAGAACAGTGACCACTGAAGTGCGGCTGCTCCCggatgaaaagaaaaaagaatgtcCTTCCTATCATCAGGATTTTTCTTTACAAGAAACACACATACTTATCCATGTTTGAGATTCCAACTCAATGATTTACTGTGCCAAAAACGTTCAACAGTACTCTTTGAAGAAGACCATATAGGTTTTATGGTCGGTCACTCTTCCTTCTTAGGGCATCTTCAATATTTTGTATGTAGTCTTGATGATAAAATTGTCCATATATATCATCAATCAAAAAGGGATCATATAACTATACTTCAGTGGTTGCATCTAAATTATCCAATAGAAGAAGAGGGAAGAAATGCAATTGCTCTCCATGTAACCTTGGAGCTTGTGCAAGAGTTGTTGGTTAATCTACATAcaacttttttctctcttttcgttTATTTATTGCCACATCATCATATATCCTAGATGATAAAGTTTATCAATAAAAATCTTACAGTCATTGGAGATGACCTTAGCAAGATCGAAGTGACTCAGATGTCAtcgcataaaaataaaataactcgGATGCCCGGGCTCTGGGCGGCCGTTTGATCTCGGACGAGCCGCCCGGGATGCGGTGTGGACAGGTGGTTCGCATCCCTGTCGATGGCATGCAAGTCTCACGGTCAGTGTCGCGTGTGCTGGCTAGCTAGCTAGTAGTCAGTCAGTGTGACTGCTGCTGCACGTACGTTGCACGCTTCCTACAGTATATAaaagaaacaaacaaacaaagaCGTTGAAGACGCGAAGAAGACTGGGACATGTAGATTGTCGTGATACTGGAGTCTGGACCACTGGAACTGATGGCTTCTTGGATGACTACGATAGACGGCCTTGATCACAGAAAAACTTGGATGACACGCCGCGCGTTGTGGCGGGAATGCGTTGCGGCTGGTTTTATGGaacatactcccttcgtttttaaatataaatcttttaaaagatttcactacgggtctacatacgaagtaaaataaataaatctatactctaaaacatgtctatatacatccgtatgtagttcaatagtgaaatctttaaaaagacttatatttaggaacgagggAGTAGATGTGTGAATTAATAATATCATTGTGGTTATTGTATAGTGTAAAAAAAATCATGCATAATTATGTATTGAGGTAACATTTTTTCATGCATGCATGGTTGCAAGTTCATTACGTATGCTCGTTGGGTGAGGGATGTaattaagaaaaagaaaataataattgaTTAGCTAGCCTTTGTGGTGAGGTGATATATGTGCATATTAAGATAATAGAATAGTGGGAAGCAACTTCCTTTTTGTTtttgagagagagaagggaatcAACTATCTGTGTATATAGGAAACCATGCCGTTGCCGTGATCCACCCCATGTTGGGCCACCATGACTCTGTTCAACCATACTCTTGTCTCGGCTAGATGGTGAGCGAAGATTCATGTGACTCCTAAAAAAAGATGCATGGACTTTGCCTGTTTAAGGACTATGGGGGAGGAGCGATTAGCTCCCATGCGACGTTGTTGAGTTGAATTATCTCTCATGCGACGTCGTTGATTGTAATGGCTCTCAAGCGACATCTCCCAGCGCAGAAATAGCTCAAGCAACACAACCCGTTTACGGGGCT
This genomic stretch from Hordeum vulgare subsp. vulgare chromosome 6H, MorexV3_pseudomolecules_assembly, whole genome shotgun sequence harbors:
- the LOC123402406 gene encoding catalase isozyme 2 isoform X2; this translates as MDPCKFRPSSSFDTKTTTTNAGQPVWNDNEALTVGPRGPILLEDYHLLEKIAHFARERIPERVVHARGASAKGFFECTHDVTGLTCADFLRAPGARTPVIVRFSTVIHERGSPETIRDPRGFAVKFYTREGNWDLLGNNFPVFFIRDGIKFPDVIHAFKPNPKSHVQEYWRVFDFLSHHPESLHTFFFLFDDVGIPTDYRHMDGFGVNTYTFVSRAGKSHYVKFHWRPTCGVSCLMDDEATLVGGKNHSHATQDLYDSIDAGNFPEWKLFVQVIDPDEEDRFDFDPLDDTKTWPEDLVPLQPVGRLVLDRNVDNFFNENEQLAFGPGLVVPGIYYSDDKMLQCRVFAYADTQRYRLGPNYLMLPVNAPKCGFKNNHYDGAMNFMHRDEEVDYYPSRHAPLRQAEPASFPVPTRPVVGKREKTRIKKENDFVQPGERYRSWAPDRQDRFVRRFSDALAHPKVSHELRVIWIDFLSKCDKSCGMKVANRLNVKPSM
- the LOC123402406 gene encoding catalase isozyme 2 isoform X3, with the translated sequence MDPCKFRPSSSFDTKTTTTNAGQPVWNDNEALTVGPRGPILLEDYHLLEKIAHFARERIPERVVHARGASAKGFFECTHDVTGLTCADFLRAPGARTPVIVRFSTVIHERGSPETIRDPRGFAVKFYTREGNWDLLGNNFPVFFIRDGIKFPDVIHAFKPNPKSHVQEYWRVFDFLSHHPESLHTFFFLFDDVGIPTDYRHMDGFGVNTYTFVSRAGKSHYVKFHWRPTCGVSCLMDDEATLVGGKNHSHATQDLYDSIDAGNFPEWKLFVQVIDPDEEDRFDFDPLDDTKTWPEDLVPLQPVGRLVLDRNVDNFFNENEQLAFGPGLVVPGIYYSDDKMLQCRVFAYADTQRYRLGPNYLMLPVNAPKCGFKNNHYDGAMNFMHRDEEVDYYPSRHAPLRQAEPASFPVPTRPVVGKREKTRIKKENDFVQPGERYRSWAPDRQDRFVRRFSDALAHPKVSHELRVIWIDFLSKVTNDSSSDWTQ
- the LOC123402406 gene encoding catalase isozyme 2 isoform X1; protein product: MDPCKFRPSSSFDTKTTTTNAGQPVWNDNEALTVGPRGPILLEDYHLLEKIAHFARERIPERVVHARGASAKGFFECTHDVTGLTCADFLRAPGARTPVIVRFSTVIHERGSPETIRDPRGFAVKFYTREGNWDLLGNNFPVFFIRDGIKFPDVIHAFKPNPKSHVQEYWRVFDFLSHHPESLHTFFFLFDDVGIPTDYRHMDGFGVNTYTFVSRAGKSHYVKFHWRPTCGVSCLMDDEATLVGGKNHSHATQDLYDSIDAGNFPEWKLFVQVIDPDEEDRFDFDPLDDTKTWPEDLVPLQPVGRLVLDRNVDNFFNENEQLAFGPGLVVPGIYYSDDKMLQCRVFAYADTQRYRLGPNYLMLPVNAPKCGFKNNHYDGAMNFMHRDEEVDYYPSRHAPLRQAEPASFPVPTRPVVGKREKTRIKKENDFVQPGERYRSWAPDRQDRFVRRFSDALAHPKVSHELRVIWIDFLSKCDKSCGMKVANRLNVKPSM